The segment GCCCACATCACCGGAGTACTGCGGATCAACAACGCCAGTCTGCGCGCGCCCGACCACGTCAGCCCACGCGCACGCCCAATGTCGGTCAGCGGTCGCCCCGAGGAGCCGCTCCCGTGGGGGCTGTTCGCCGGGGGGTTACAGGTGGAGGGCGGGACGTTCCTCCGCAACAGCACGATCCAGGGCGTCCGTGTCCCCGGGTCCACCCTGACCGGCGGTCTGCACCTGGAGAGGTCCACGCTGACCGGTGTGGGGGAGCAGGCGCTCCGAGGCGACGACATGCGGGCCGGGATGATCAGTCTCGAGCACACCACGGTGAACGGCACCGTGCGGCTCCGTGGGGCGCACATCGACGGCACCCTGCTGTTCCGGGAGGCACGCATCTCCGCGTCGGACCGCGCGGTACACCTCAGCCACGCCCGGGTGGACCAGCTCATCTTCACACCGGCGTCCGTCACGGGCCGGGTGAGCTTCGCGAGCTCGCACTTCGGCGTGCTCTACTCCCACCCGCACTCCTATCCCGACGTCGTCGACCTGACCGACACTGTGTACGTGTCCCTCCGGCCCGCGTGGCCGCTGCGCGACCATCTCTCGTGGGTGTCCCGTGGCCCGCACGGCTACCGCCCACAGCCCTACCAACAACTGGCCGCCTGGTACCGGAGCAACGGTCAGGACCAGCTCGCGCGGCGGGTCCGGCACGCGCGGGTCCGCCAGTGGCGCGGCACCCTCCCGCTGCCCAGCCGGATGTGGGGCCACCTACTGGACGCTCTGGTCGGCAACGGCTACCGCCCGTGGATGGCGGGAGCCTGGAGTGCCCTCCTGCTCGCGGTGGGAACGGTCGTGTTCCACCTGGTGCCGCCCACCCAGATCGACCCGGACCACCAGCGGACGTTCAACCCGTTCATTTACACGCTGGACCTGCTGGTTCCGGTGAGCGTCTTCGAGCAGCGCGGTGCGTGGGACCCCACCGGAGGCACCCAGTGGCTGGCGTGGGTGGTCATCGCCGCCGGCTGGGTGCTCGCCACCGCGCTCATCGCCGGAGCCACCCGCACCCTGCGCCCAGGAGATTGAGCACACCGGGTCGGAGCACCGCCCGTGAATGACGGGTGCCCGGAGTCCCTGACCCACACGGAGCGCTGTCAGGCGATGGCCACTCCTTCGATGGTGCCGACGGGGCCTAAGGTCACGTCGGTGACAGTGGTACCGGGAGTGATCGGAAGCATCGCGTAGAACTCGCGTGACGTTTCCCCGTGCAGGTTGGTGGACCCGCCGTCCACTCCGGCGGTGGAGCTGCAGAAGCAGTAGGGCTGATCCCTGTCGTCCGGGGGGTGGACCCGGAGCGGGTGGGCGGTGCGGTCGCCGTCGGGGTCGCTGAGCGTCACGGCGTGCGTGCCGTGATAGCGGAACTCCCCCCAGCGAACGGAGGAGAGGTCGAGGCTCACCCGGACGTCGTTCGCGTTGGGGTTGTGGATCGCGTAGGTGAGCAGCGCCGTGCTCGGGGTGATCGCCTCGAGAGCGGTGAGCTGGATATCGACCTCGGCGTCCTCGTTGTCCCCGGCGGGACCGGTGACAGCGGCCTCCTCCACCGCGATCCCCTCGCCCCGCTCGGAATCCCCGTCGGCCAGTTCGTCCTCCTGCTCCTGGACTGGGTCTCCGGCGACCTCCGTACCACGGGGCACGCTGATGGTCACCCGACGGTTGAGCGCCCGCCCGTCCTCGTCGCCGTTGCTGGCGATGGGCTCGGCGGATCCGAACCCCTCGGTCTGGTAGTCGATGTCGGACTCGATGACGGACTCCAGTTCGGCCACCTCGGGTTCCGCGTCGGGGGCGTCGCTGGGCGGGGTGTACTCCAAGCCGTCCGGGGCGCCGTCCTCGATGGGCACGTTGACGAACGGCAGGGCCACGTGCGTGACGACGGTGAGTGCCTCCACGTTCTCCGGGGGCGCCGCCAACACGGCGTAGCCCTCCCAGGTGTCGCCTTCGGAGGTGAGGTAGGAGTTGTCCGAGGAGCTGCACAGGCACGCGTCCCCGTCGCCCTCGTAGTACGGCCGGTGCAGGGTCCGGCCGTCCTGGTCGAGCCAGGCGATTCCGGAGAAGTAGTCCCACGAGTAGTCCTGGGACTCGCCGAACCCTTCGGCGAGGTGGGAACTCGTGTGTAGGTCGTTGCCTTCCTCGCTCGTCACCGTCATCTGGGCGACCATGTGTTCGTCGTCGACCCGGTGCAGGCTGACCTCCGCCACGCCGCCGTGGAGTTTCCAGGGGTTGGTCTCCCTGCTGGCCACAGCTTCACCTGTCGCATCGACCGGCTGCGCGGCCTCGTCGCCCCGCTCCCCGGCGGCCTCGCCGTTCTCCGTGCCTTCGCCCGGTTCGGCGTCGTCCCCCAGTCCGAGGAGGCCGCACCCCGCCGTCAGGGTCGCGGCGGCGGTCATCGTCGCGAGGAAGGTCAGGGGGCGACCAGCACGCGTCAGCAATCAGGCTCCTCACGCAGCGCCCGCGGCGGGCACGCACAGCTATGACATCTCCACTCCAGGAACATTTATCACATGGATGATCTGCGTGCTATGCCGTTAATAGGCCCCGGAAGATCACAATTCGCCGTAAACGGGGGTATGTCGTCGCGCCCATGCCGCGTTTCGTCCCGTGGCCGAGTGCGTGCCTCGAGGGGCACCGTACCCACGTGATCCGTGGCCCGTGCCTGCCGCGAAGCCCACACCGATCACCCACGATCACGTCGCGTCCCGGACACAACACCCATTCGGCAGAATCGGGAGACAGAGAGGCACTGCATGGTGTGGTGTTGGCGATGCACACGTCCCTCCTATAGTTCGGAGTCACAGCATGAAGAAGATCTTGGACACCCCCGGTGAGGCGGTCGGCGACTTCATCGAGTGTCTGGTGTCCCACTCCGACGGCCTCGCCAAGGTGCGAGGCTGGAACGTCGTCGCCCGGGCGGACAGCGGCACCACGAACTCCGGGCAGGTCGCCGTGCTCTCCGGAGGTGGATCGGGGCACGAACCCGCGCACGCCGGCTACGTGGGGCCCGGGATGCTGAACGCCGCCGTGCTGGGACCCGTGTTCACCTCGCCGTCGGTGGACGACGTCCTCGCCGGGATCCGGGCGACGGCCGGGGCCGCGGGGGCGCTGCTGGTGGTGAAGAACTACACCGGGGACACGCTCAACTTCGGACTCGCGGCCGAGATGGCCAAGGCCGAGGGAATCCCCGTGGAGACGGTCATCGTCCAGGACGACGTCGCGATCGAGGCGGCCTCCCGGGTGGGAAGCCGGGGGATCGCCGGGACGGTCCTGGTCCACAAGGTCGCGGGGGCGGCCGCGGCGCGGGGACTGCCACTCGAGGAGGTCGCCTCGATCGCGCGCGGGTTCGCCGCGAAGGTCGCCAGCATGGGGGTGGCGACCGCGCCGTGCGTGCTTCCCGGAGCGTCGGCTCCCAACTTCGAGCTGGAGGACGACGAGGTCGAGTGGGGCCTGGGCATCCACGGTGAGGCGGGACGGGAACGCGGAACCATGGTGCCCGCCCGCGAACTCGCCTCGGTCCTGGTGCGGGCGATCACCGCGCGGGCCGAGCTGGGAGCCGGTGCCAGGACCGCGGTCCTGGTCAACGGCCTGGGAACGACGACCCCGATGGAGCTGGAGATCACCGCCGGCCGAGTCCTTTCCGCGCTTCGGTCCGAAGGAGTGGAAGTCGAACGGCTCTGGGTCGGTACGTTCCTCTCGGCGCTCGACATGGCGGGGTGCTCCGTCTCGATCGTGGACGTCACGGACCAGGAACTCGAACTTCTCGACGCCCCGACCGACGCCGCCGCGTGGCCCCGGGCCACCGGTCGCGTTCCCGACGCCGAACGCTCTGAGCTGCCCGTCCCCGAGAACGGCGGCGCGACGCGGTCGACGGGGTCCCGCGCCGGGGCCGACATGTCCCGGCTTCTCG is part of the Spiractinospora alimapuensis genome and harbors:
- a CDS encoding OmpA family protein, which encodes MLTRAGRPLTFLATMTAAATLTAGCGLLGLGDDAEPGEGTENGEAAGERGDEAAQPVDATGEAVASRETNPWKLHGGVAEVSLHRVDDEHMVAQMTVTSEEGNDLHTSSHLAEGFGESQDYSWDYFSGIAWLDQDGRTLHRPYYEGDGDACLCSSSDNSYLTSEGDTWEGYAVLAAPPENVEALTVVTHVALPFVNVPIEDGAPDGLEYTPPSDAPDAEPEVAELESVIESDIDYQTEGFGSAEPIASNGDEDGRALNRRVTISVPRGTEVAGDPVQEQEDELADGDSERGEGIAVEEAAVTGPAGDNEDAEVDIQLTALEAITPSTALLTYAIHNPNANDVRVSLDLSSVRWGEFRYHGTHAVTLSDPDGDRTAHPLRVHPPDDRDQPYCFCSSTAGVDGGSTNLHGETSREFYAMLPITPGTTVTDVTLGPVGTIEGVAIA
- the dhaL gene encoding dihydroxyacetone kinase subunit DhaL, whose protein sequence is MKKILDTPGEAVGDFIECLVSHSDGLAKVRGWNVVARADSGTTNSGQVAVLSGGGSGHEPAHAGYVGPGMLNAAVLGPVFTSPSVDDVLAGIRATAGAAGALLVVKNYTGDTLNFGLAAEMAKAEGIPVETVIVQDDVAIEAASRVGSRGIAGTVLVHKVAGAAAARGLPLEEVASIARGFAAKVASMGVATAPCVLPGASAPNFELEDDEVEWGLGIHGEAGRERGTMVPARELASVLVRAITARAELGAGARTAVLVNGLGTTTPMELEITAGRVLSALRSEGVEVERLWVGTFLSALDMAGCSVSIVDVTDQELELLDAPTDAAAWPRATGRVPDAERSELPVPENGGATRSTGSRAGADMSRLLDAVGAAARAVLEAEDRLTELDRNVGDGDMGTNLARGARVLLEQADTLAKESTEKALLLRVSEVLRKEVGGTSGPLYSLLVLGASDRLSSDKPDAATWAEAFAAGVAAVQRIGGARVGDRTMIDALRPAADALAREVAAGTDPAAALRHAVDAADQGARHTAEVQASLGRSSYLGERAVGHPDPGAVAVGIWLRALSDQVSG